In Acinetobacter sp. C32I, one genomic interval encodes:
- a CDS encoding HlyD family secretion protein, producing the protein MDNVAQLETDTNFQSRKKITWVVFSVLILFLILGIAYYFLVYRFYQSTDNAYVQADVTWVMPKISGEVIELIINDNQFVKKGEALAILDHRDYQARYDQAKSVVTLKQAALGVQQQNEKSAKSSISEANSGVVAAQADLSRLKKDFNRYQDLLKDGVITRQNFEGVQSQYLTAQAQLSKAQAAVNAAEAQLGSLQASRAQLLADIQNANATLDLYQIDLSSSKVISPVTGKVGSLSIQKGSRVSPQTRLMAIIPEKSLYVQANFKETQIEKMHIGQEVKLKIDAYPSLTYTGKIESFSPASGATFSLMPPDNATGNFNKVVQRIPVRIAIDSSPHIDLIKPGMSVNATVDLRT; encoded by the coding sequence ATGGATAACGTAGCTCAGCTCGAAACTGATACTAATTTCCAAAGTCGAAAAAAAATAACTTGGGTTGTGTTTAGTGTACTCATCTTATTTCTGATCTTAGGCATCGCGTATTATTTTTTGGTCTATCGATTCTATCAATCTACCGATAATGCCTATGTTCAAGCTGATGTCACTTGGGTGATGCCAAAAATCTCAGGTGAAGTCATCGAATTGATTATTAATGACAATCAATTTGTGAAAAAAGGAGAGGCTTTGGCGATTTTAGATCATCGTGATTATCAGGCACGTTATGATCAGGCGAAATCAGTTGTCACCTTAAAACAAGCTGCACTTGGCGTGCAGCAACAGAATGAAAAGTCTGCAAAATCATCGATTAGTGAAGCCAATAGTGGTGTAGTTGCTGCCCAAGCAGATTTATCTCGCTTGAAAAAAGATTTCAATCGTTATCAAGATTTGCTCAAAGACGGAGTGATTACCCGACAAAATTTTGAAGGCGTACAATCCCAATATTTAACGGCTCAGGCACAACTGAGTAAAGCCCAAGCTGCAGTTAATGCCGCAGAGGCACAGCTAGGTAGTTTACAAGCCAGTCGTGCACAACTACTGGCAGATATTCAGAATGCCAATGCGACTTTGGATCTTTACCAAATTGACCTTTCATCTTCAAAAGTGATTAGCCCTGTTACAGGAAAGGTCGGCAGTCTTTCGATTCAGAAGGGTTCTCGTGTTTCACCACAAACACGTTTAATGGCAATTATTCCTGAGAAAAGTTTGTATGTACAAGCAAACTTTAAAGAAACCCAAATCGAGAAAATGCATATTGGGCAGGAAGTTAAATTAAAAATTGATGCTTATCCAAGTCTGACCTATACAGGGAAAATCGAAAGCTTTTCTCCAGCATCTGGCGCGACCTTTTCACTCATGCCACCAGACAACGCCACAGGAAATTTCAATAAAGTGGTGCAACGTATTCCTGTGCGGATAGCAATTGATTCGAGTCCACATATTGATCTTATAAAACCTGGAATGTCCGTCAACGCGACTGTTGATTTAAGAACTTAA
- a CDS encoding bile acid:sodium symporter family protein — translation MDSGLITLFLPIALAIVMAGLGLELTLKDFARVSKHPKAVIIALFCQLILLVGIAFLICKILTLPPLLAVGLMLLAASPGGSTANLFSYLYKGDIALNITLTAINAIIAAIFLPFIVNFSILHFMNEGQQVGLQFAKVLQVFAIILVPVCIGMLIRHYAPHTAEKLNRPVRIFAVVFLVIIILGAIIKERNNLIEYIGQIGFATALFCAISLCVGYFVPRLFGISSYQARACAFEIGIHNSTLAMTIALTIMASTTIAMPAAVYSIFMYIFATIFGTLITRFGAQETIKA, via the coding sequence ATGGATTCTGGACTAATCACACTGTTTCTACCCATCGCTTTGGCGATTGTCATGGCCGGGCTGGGTTTGGAGCTCACACTCAAAGACTTTGCACGAGTGAGCAAACATCCCAAAGCGGTGATCATTGCTTTGTTTTGCCAGCTTATTTTATTGGTCGGCATTGCATTTTTAATTTGTAAAATATTGACTTTACCGCCGCTTCTGGCAGTCGGTTTGATGTTACTTGCCGCTTCACCTGGTGGATCAACCGCAAATCTATTCAGCTATTTGTATAAAGGTGACATCGCATTAAATATTACATTAACCGCAATTAATGCCATTATTGCCGCCATTTTTTTACCGTTTATTGTCAATTTCTCAATTTTGCATTTTATGAATGAAGGCCAACAAGTCGGACTACAATTTGCAAAAGTCCTGCAAGTCTTTGCCATCATTCTGGTCCCTGTTTGTATTGGGATGTTGATCCGTCATTATGCGCCGCATACCGCAGAAAAACTGAATCGCCCTGTGCGCATCTTTGCGGTGGTTTTTCTTGTCATTATCATCCTTGGCGCAATTATAAAAGAACGAAATAACCTGATCGAATATATCGGGCAAATTGGCTTTGCAACTGCCTTATTTTGTGCAATTAGTCTATGTGTCGGTTATTTTGTACCACGACTGTTTGGAATCAGCTCTTATCAAGCTCGCGCATGCGCGTTTGAGATTGGTATTCATAATAGTACGCTGGCCATGACCATCGCACTCACCATTATGGCAAGTACGACCATTGCCATGCCTGCTGCGGTCTACTCAATTTTTATGTATATTTTCGCGACTATCTTTGGGACTTTGATTACACGATTTGGCGCTCAGGAAACAATAAAAGCCTAA
- a CDS encoding 2-dehydropantoate 2-reductase, with protein MKICIYGAGSIGCYLGGRLATAGANVDFIVRQQIQKQLQQYGLTVSDYLGGRNKVPTSRLQLSTDPNIAAQADIIFVCVKSAATKQVAHELKEILKKNTIIISFQNGLSNVGILKQVLSEHTILEGMVPFNVAALGNGVFHQGTDGALYVKKHVGLNELVIAFNSAQLELKLEDDMQAIQWAKLLLNLNNSVNALSQLPLKQQLSIRAYRQCLAIAQIEALELLKIAKIKPAQLTALSAQLVPFVLKLPNSIFNIVSKKMLAIDPLARSSMADDLMAGRATEIDWINGEVVRLATQLNLKAPINQKLIELIKQAEITPKAWSAKALSDQLEAVNKTGFK; from the coding sequence ATGAAAATATGTATTTATGGTGCAGGCAGTATTGGATGTTATCTTGGTGGTCGTTTAGCTACAGCAGGAGCCAATGTCGATTTTATTGTACGCCAGCAAATACAAAAACAGTTGCAGCAATATGGATTAACTGTATCGGACTATCTAGGTGGAAGAAATAAGGTTCCAACGAGTCGGCTACAACTTAGTACTGATCCAAACATTGCTGCCCAGGCTGATATCATTTTTGTCTGTGTTAAGTCTGCGGCGACAAAGCAAGTGGCTCACGAGCTAAAAGAAATTCTAAAGAAAAATACCATCATTATTAGTTTTCAGAATGGCTTAAGTAACGTTGGAATTCTAAAGCAGGTTTTATCCGAACATACAATTCTTGAAGGTATGGTGCCTTTTAATGTCGCTGCTTTGGGAAATGGGGTTTTTCATCAAGGTACAGATGGGGCTTTGTATGTGAAAAAACATGTTGGCTTGAATGAGCTTGTCATCGCATTTAATAGCGCTCAGCTTGAACTGAAACTTGAAGATGATATGCAGGCAATTCAATGGGCAAAGCTATTACTAAATCTGAATAATTCAGTGAATGCGTTATCTCAGCTACCACTCAAACAGCAACTTTCAATTCGAGCCTATCGTCAATGCTTGGCAATAGCGCAGATTGAAGCTTTAGAGCTACTTAAAATCGCAAAAATTAAGCCTGCACAATTGACCGCTTTATCTGCACAGCTCGTTCCATTTGTATTAAAACTCCCCAATTCTATTTTCAATATCGTGAGCAAGAAAATGCTGGCGATTGATCCACTGGCCCGATCTTCAATGGCAGATGATCTTATGGCAGGGCGAGCCACCGAAATTGACTGGATTAATGGTGAAGTTGTCCGTTTAGCAACGCAACTAAATTTAAAAGCACCAATCAATCAAAAGCTGATTGAGTTAATTAAACAAGCTGAAATCACACCCAAAGCATGGTCAGCCAAAGCACTTAGCGATCAGTTGGAAGCGGTGAATAAAACTGGATTTAAATAA
- a CDS encoding winged helix-turn-helix domain-containing protein translates to MKILLVEDEQKIGSYLNQALSEAGYMVDWVTDEITGKHLALLFSEYDLVVLDVMFAGLNGWNILHDVGKNGKTMPILFLIARDQIEERIKGLGLSFTLVELLRRIKGLLSREQWNHEINRICVADLELDLWKRSVSRAGQRINLTSQEYALMELFMSRRGEVLPRSLIASQIWDMDHESDTKVVEVAISRLRNKIDRNFIPKLIHNIYGMGYVLAEWRGSRSSHEAIESFEVNQ, encoded by the coding sequence ATGAAAATATTACTAGTCGAAGATGAGCAAAAAATAGGGAGTTATCTTAACCAAGCATTATCAGAAGCAGGTTATATGGTCGATTGGGTCACAGATGAAATAACAGGTAAGCATCTTGCGTTATTGTTTAGTGAATATGATTTAGTAGTCTTGGATGTTATGTTTGCTGGTTTAAATGGTTGGAATATTTTGCATGATGTGGGCAAGAATGGAAAAACCATGCCTATTTTGTTTTTGATTGCGCGTGATCAAATTGAAGAGCGAATTAAAGGTCTTGGTCTTTCTTTTACCTTGGTCGAGCTTCTCAGACGGATCAAAGGTCTATTGAGTAGAGAGCAGTGGAATCATGAAATCAACCGAATCTGTGTTGCCGATCTTGAACTCGATTTATGGAAACGCAGTGTTAGTCGGGCTGGTCAGCGGATTAATCTGACCAGCCAAGAATATGCTCTGATGGAACTGTTTATGAGTAGACGTGGGGAAGTTTTACCTAGATCGTTAATCGCCTCACAAATATGGGATATGGATCACGAGAGTGATACTAAAGTGGTTGAAGTAGCGATTAGCCGTTTAAGAAATAAAATTGACCGAAATTTTATTCCCAAGCTGATTCATAATATTTATGGAATGGGCTATGTACTTGCAGAATGGCGCGGATCAAGGTCGAGTCATGAAGCCATAGAGAGCTTTGAAGTCAACCAATGA
- the hchA gene encoding glyoxalase III HchA, whose protein sequence is MTTNPDDRNPSPDHAEDNAFFPSPYSLNQYTSAKTDYDGTTYSNPYQGDKRILMIATDERYILMQNEKFFSTGNHPVEMLLPMFHLDNAGFAFDVATLSGNPVKLEMWAMPNEEQVVLDTYKKYEKQLKAPLKLADILEQALSADSPYAGIFIPGGHGVLAKIPESVEVKQLLKWAIKNDKYVITLCHGPASLLAAAVDEDPQDYIFKDYKICVFPDSLDKGANIDIGYMPGQLPWLVGENLEKLGVEILNKGITGQVHQDRKLLTGDSPLASNNLGKLAATTLLADPNLQ, encoded by the coding sequence ATGACAACAAATCCTGATGATCGCAACCCAAGTCCAGACCATGCAGAAGACAATGCTTTTTTCCCATCGCCATATTCGCTGAACCAATACACCTCGGCAAAAACAGATTATGATGGCACGACTTACTCAAATCCATATCAAGGCGACAAACGGATTTTAATGATTGCAACAGATGAACGTTATATCTTGATGCAAAATGAAAAATTCTTTTCTACGGGAAATCATCCAGTTGAAATGTTATTGCCAATGTTCCACTTGGATAATGCAGGTTTTGCCTTTGATGTGGCAACACTTTCGGGCAATCCAGTTAAGTTGGAAATGTGGGCGATGCCGAATGAAGAACAAGTGGTCTTAGATACGTATAAAAAATATGAAAAGCAACTCAAAGCGCCGCTCAAATTAGCAGATATTCTGGAACAAGCTTTAAGTGCAGATTCACCTTATGCGGGTATCTTTATTCCGGGTGGACATGGTGTTCTTGCTAAGATTCCAGAAAGCGTAGAAGTTAAACAGCTATTAAAGTGGGCCATTAAAAATGATAAATATGTGATTACGTTATGTCATGGACCAGCTTCATTGCTTGCAGCAGCTGTAGATGAAGATCCGCAGGATTATATTTTTAAGGACTACAAGATTTGTGTGTTCCCTGACTCCCTTGATAAAGGTGCAAATATTGATATCGGCTATATGCCAGGACAATTACCTTGGTTAGTGGGGGAAAATCTTGAAAAGCTAGGTGTCGAAATCTTAAATAAAGGCATCACAGGGCAGGTTCATCAAGATCGTAAATTATTAACAGGTGATAGCCCATTGGCTTCGAATAATCTTGGAAAACTTGCCGCGACAACTTTATTGGCAGATCCTAATCTTCAATAA
- a CDS encoding NAD(P)H-quinone oxidoreductase, whose protein sequence is MNQNSVEQMKYIEITQAGGPEVLQVTQGPRPEIKADEVLIEVYATGINRPDILQRQGLYPMPKGVTPIPGLEVSGVISQIGEHVTQFKVGDKVCALTNGGGYAEYCAVPANQTLKIPKNLSFVEAAAIPETYFTVWANLFQIGQLKKIETVLIHGGASGIGSTAISLCHAMGIKNFSTVGSDDKVDKLASVSQVINYKTQDFEKEVLAQTDGQGVDVILDIIGAAYFNQNLRLLKRDGRLVIIGFMGGRKVDGFDIQELMLKRAVVTGSTMRARTNAEKAQITQELEQFVWPLIEADQCKPMIYKTFAFDEVAQAHQCLESSQHTGKVVLEIKS, encoded by the coding sequence ATGAATCAAAATAGCGTAGAACAAATGAAATATATCGAAATTACACAAGCTGGCGGTCCTGAGGTTTTACAAGTCACTCAAGGACCTCGACCAGAGATTAAAGCAGATGAAGTGCTCATTGAAGTCTACGCAACGGGTATCAACCGACCTGATATTCTACAGCGCCAAGGGTTATACCCAATGCCTAAAGGAGTCACACCCATCCCTGGGCTAGAAGTTTCAGGAGTAATCAGTCAAATAGGTGAACACGTCACACAGTTTAAAGTCGGTGATAAGGTCTGTGCACTGACCAATGGTGGTGGCTATGCAGAATACTGTGCAGTACCTGCCAATCAAACCTTAAAAATTCCAAAGAATCTGAGTTTTGTCGAAGCAGCGGCTATTCCTGAAACCTATTTTACCGTTTGGGCTAATTTATTTCAGATTGGACAGTTGAAAAAGATTGAAACTGTACTAATTCATGGTGGAGCCAGTGGTATTGGTTCCACAGCAATCAGCTTATGTCATGCGATGGGCATCAAAAACTTCTCCACTGTTGGAAGTGACGACAAAGTTGATAAATTAGCTTCGGTGTCACAGGTAATTAATTACAAAACCCAAGATTTTGAAAAAGAGGTTTTGGCTCAAACCGATGGCCAAGGTGTAGATGTGATTTTGGATATTATCGGCGCCGCTTACTTTAATCAAAATCTGAGATTATTAAAGCGTGATGGTCGATTGGTGATTATCGGTTTTATGGGGGGACGAAAAGTCGATGGCTTTGATATACAGGAGTTAATGTTAAAACGGGCTGTTGTCACAGGTTCGACCATGCGTGCTAGAACCAATGCTGAAAAAGCTCAAATTACTCAAGAACTTGAGCAGTTTGTCTGGCCTTTAATTGAGGCGGATCAATGCAAACCAATGATCTACAAAACCTTTGCATTTGATGAGGTGGCTCAGGCACATCAATGTTTGGAAAGCAGCCAACATACGGGCAAAGTGGTACTCGAAATTAAGTCCTAA
- a CDS encoding AraC family transcriptional regulator gives MMNDQTLINLFLKVVHKEGFFATSIDGITLMRVDHNTPPIAVLQEPTLVFVLQGQKRGYIGTETYSFKQNECLIVSVSMPFDCDTIASPETPMIAISMKLEADTVNELLAKTYFENYQFKPLTTGMSVIQYDQMISNVLIRLLNTLTSEQDVLILGDQIKRELLYRVIQHSGADALTGLVAQGNLRPIYKICEYIQHHFTEKLTVEMLAEQANMSTSAFHKAFKQVTQYSPLQYLKVVRLHKAKQLLQNADQSVAQAAYAVGYQSSSQFSREFKKQFGFPPKHADTNTQMES, from the coding sequence ATGATGAATGACCAAACACTGATCAATTTATTTCTAAAAGTGGTGCATAAAGAAGGCTTTTTTGCCACTTCGATTGATGGCATTACCTTGATGCGTGTCGATCACAACACACCACCGATTGCTGTATTGCAAGAACCAACCCTCGTGTTTGTTTTGCAAGGGCAAAAGCGCGGTTATATCGGCACAGAGACTTATTCATTCAAGCAAAACGAATGCCTGATCGTCTCAGTTTCAATGCCCTTTGATTGTGACACTATTGCCAGTCCTGAAACACCAATGATTGCGATCAGCATGAAATTGGAAGCGGATACGGTCAATGAACTACTGGCTAAAACCTATTTTGAAAATTACCAGTTTAAGCCACTCACCACAGGAATGAGTGTGATCCAGTATGATCAAATGATATCGAATGTCCTTATCCGTTTATTAAATACCCTGACTTCTGAACAGGATGTATTGATCTTGGGAGATCAAATTAAACGTGAGTTACTCTATCGCGTTATTCAACATTCAGGTGCTGATGCCTTAACAGGCTTGGTCGCTCAGGGCAATCTCCGACCGATTTATAAAATTTGTGAATATATTCAGCATCATTTTACCGAGAAATTAACAGTTGAGATGCTGGCAGAGCAAGCCAATATGAGTACCTCTGCATTTCATAAAGCCTTTAAACAAGTCACACAATATTCACCATTGCAATATTTAAAAGTGGTTCGGTTGCATAAGGCAAAACAATTGTTGCAAAACGCAGACCAAAGTGTGGCTCAAGCGGCTTATGCTGTTGGATATCAGAGCTCTTCTCAATTCAGCCGAGAATTCAAAAAGCAATTTGGTTTTCCTCCCAAACATGCCGATACTAATACTCAAATGGAGTCATGA
- a CDS encoding immunity 26/phosphotriesterase HocA family protein has protein sequence MAINKRIKRKEGDIALIKLSNNSFCYGRVLADPLFAFYNLNTSQPLLDIDQIIGKNVLFKVWVMKHAITSSRWEIIGNRNLDSNLISFPLFFKQDMFTKEFTIYDSRTSLEISAGYDECKSLERAAVWELEHIENRLKDFFEGNANKWVESLKPKL, from the coding sequence ATGGCAATAAATAAACGTATTAAAAGAAAGGAAGGAGATATTGCGCTCATAAAACTTTCAAATAATTCTTTTTGCTATGGTCGAGTTTTAGCTGACCCTTTATTCGCTTTTTATAATTTAAATACATCTCAGCCTTTATTAGATATTGATCAAATTATTGGAAAAAATGTTTTATTTAAAGTTTGGGTAATGAAACATGCAATTACATCTAGTAGATGGGAAATTATAGGCAATCGTAACTTAGATTCGAATCTTATAAGTTTTCCTTTATTCTTTAAACAAGATATGTTTACTAAGGAGTTCACTATCTATGATTCAAGAACTAGTCTTGAGATTAGTGCAGGCTATGACGAGTGCAAAAGCTTAGAAAGAGCGGCTGTTTGGGAGCTTGAACATATTGAGAATCGATTAAAGGATTTTTTTGAGGGTAATGCTAATAAATGGGTTGAAAGTTTAAAACCTAAGTTATAG